CGCGAGCTGAACCGGCGCGCGAACGGCATCGCGCGGCGGCTGCGGGCCCTCGGAGTCGGCCGGGACATCCTGGCGGGCATCTGCCTGCGCCGCACCCCGACGCTGGTGGCAGCCATCCTGGGCGTCCTCAAGGCCGGCGGCGCCTACGTGCCGCTCGACCCAGCCTATCCGCCTGCCCGCGTCGCCACGATGCTCGACGACGCCCGTCCGGCCGTCGTGCTGGCCGAGCAGGCAACGGTCGGCGCGCTCGACGGTGAGGCCGGCGGCGCAGCGTGCCTGCTGTTGGACGACCTGGGCCCCGACTCGGATGCCGACGAGGCCAATCCGAGCCGCCACGGCTCGCCAGACGACCTGGCCTACGTGATCTACACGTCGGGCTCGAGCGGCCAGCCGAAAGGCGTGATGGTCCCGCATCGCGGGCCGGTGGCGCTGGCCGCCTGGGCGCACGAGCAGGTCGGGGCGGAACTCTTGCGCGGCACACTCGCGTCAACCTCGGTCTGCTTCGACCTCTCGGTGTTCGAGCTGTTCGCGCCGCTGACGGTCGGCGGCGCGGTGATCCTGGTCGATTCGATTCTGCACCTGCCGACGGCCCCGGCCGCCGATCGAGTCACGCTGGTCAACACCGTGCCGTCTGCGCTCGGTGCGCTCCTCCGTGACTACCGACTGCCAGCATCGGTGCGTGCCGTGGCGCTGGCCGGCGAGACGCTGCCCAACGCCCTGGCCCAGGCAGCCTACCAGCAGCCGGGCGTCGAAGCGGTCTACAACCTGTACGGCCCGACTGAGGATTCGGTCTACTCCACCTGGGCGCTGATCGAGCGGGGCGCGAATCACGAGCCGACCATCGGCCGGCCGCTCCCGAACCGCCGCGCCTATATCCTGGACGATGCGCGTCAGCCGGTCCCGCTCGGCGTGCCGGGCGAGCTGTACCTCGGCGGTGTCGGCGTCGCGAGGGGCTACCTGCAGCAGCCGACGCTGACTGCCGAGCGGTTCCTGACCGATCCGTTCGCCGACGATCCGGACGGGCGCATGTACCGGGTGGGCGACCGCGCCCGCTTCCGAGCTGACGGCGCCATCGAGCTGCTCGGGCGAGTTGACCGGCAGCTCAAGGTGCGCGGGTTCCGCATCGAGCCGGACGAGATCGAGGCGGCGCTGCTGCGGCATCCGAGCGTGGAGCAGGCGGCGGTGATCGCGCGGCCAGACCATCAGGGCGTCGCGCAGCTGGTCGGGTACGTCGTCGCACGGCGCAACGCCATCGAGGAAACGCGAGACGCCGAGCCGCCGACCATCAGCGAGCTGCGCCGTTTCCTGGCACGGACGCTCCCCGACTACATGACGCCGAGCGCGCTGGTCTGGCTGGACGAGCTGCCCCGCACGCCGAGCGGCAAGATCGACCGGCGGGCACTACCGGAGCCGTCCGGGAACCGGCCCAGCCTTGACGTGACCTACGAGCCGCCGCGCACCGTGGCCGAGGCGACGCTGGCCGCGATCTGGTCCGAGGTCTTGCAGGTCGAGCGCGTCGGCATCCACGACAGCTTCTTCGACCTTGGCGGGGCGTCGTTCGCCAGCATCGCCGTGGCCGCCCGTGCCAACGCCGAGGGCATCCCGCTGACGGCGGACCTGCTGTTCGCCTATCCGACCATCGCGGCCCTCAGCGAGTTGGCCGCGCAGCCTGGCGCGCCCGGCGCGGATACATCGACGCCGACTGACCGGCCGGCCGACGGGTCCGCCGGGCACGACAACGCAGCGCGAGCACTGGAGGCCGCACCGGCCTCGTCAGACGATGAGCCGCACGCAGCAGTCGGGGCGGCGGTTGCGCGAGGTCACGGGCGATGAATGTCCTCATCGAGAGCCTGGGCGTCTACCTGCCGCCGAACGCGGTGACTACCGACGAGGTGCTGGCCGGCTGCAAGCTGCCGCTGCCGATCCCCCTGGAACGGCTGACCGGCATCCGCTCGCGGCGGATCGCCAGCCCCGGCCAGACGGCGCTCGACCTGGCGCGGGAGGCCGTGAGCGCCTGCCTGGCCCGCTCGCGGCACGCCCCGGCCGACATCGACGTGCTGATCTCCTGCTCGATCTCGAAGACGCACGCGCCGGGCATGGCGCTGGTCGAGCCGACGCTCGCCTTCCTGATCCAGCAGCAAACGGGTCTCACCAACGCCCTCGTCTTCGACGTGACCAACGCCTGCGCGGGGATGTTCACCGGCATCGCCGTCGCCGAGGCGCTGCTCAAGGCCGGCGGCGCACGCCGCGTGATGGTGGTCAGCGGCGAGTGGTCGAGCCACGTCATGCAGACGGCGCAGCGCGAGATCTCCAGCGTGATCGACCAGCGCATCCCCTGCCTGACCGTGGGCGACGCCGGCGCGGCGGTCATCCTGGAGCTGACCGACAACCCGGACATCGGCTTTCACGCACTGGAGCTGTACACCCTGGCAAAGTACAGTTCGCTCTGCATCGTCAAGCCGACCGACCGCGAGCACGGCGGCCTGATCATGGTCACCGACTCGATCCGGATCTCGCTGGCGAGCATTCCGCAGGTCGTAGAGCACCTGACTACCCACCTGGGCCGGCAAGGCTGGACCCTGGACGACCTCGGCCACGTGATCCCGCACCAGACCTCGCGGACGTCGCTGCAGGACGCCGCCCGACAGCTCGCCGTGCGGCTCGGCCATCCCGTCGAGCTGAACGGCAAGAGCGTGGACAACCTGACGGATCGCGGGAACACCGCCACCACCACCCACTTCGTGGCGTTGGAGGATGCCATCGCGGACGGGCGCATCCGCTCCGGCGAGCATCTGGCCTTCAGCATCAGCGGGTCGGGCATCACGGTCGGAACGGCGCTCTACACGTTCGACGACCTGCCGGATCGGCAACGGCGCAGTCCGGACGGACCGATGGCGGCGAACGGCCGCGCCCCAGGCAGCGACCCACCCGCGCGCCTCCAGAAGCTGGCACGGCGGGTGCGCGTCGAGAGCATCGGGCAGGCTGACGCCGGCGAGCGCAGGCACGATCCGCAAGGGCTGGTGCGGGCGGCGGCCGAGGCCTGTCTGGCCCAGTCCGCACACGCACGCTCGGCTGTCGGGCTGCTGGTCTATGTCGGCCTGTACCGCGAGGAGCAGATCGTCGAGCCGGCCATCGCGACCCTGATCGCCTGCGACCTCGGCCTGAACGAGGACGCCCTGGATGCTGCCGCACCCCGGACGTTCGCGTTCGACCTGATGAACGGTGGGCTGGGCTTCCTCAACGCCTGCCAGGTGGTCGCATCGGCCATCGCGGCGGGCACGGTCGGGGCTGGCATGATCGTGGCGTCCGAGGCGGACTCGGACGGCGACGATCCGTCCTGGCCGCGCCTCGGCGTGCGCGAGGTCGGCACGGCGATGCTGCTGGACGGCGCAGGCCCGCCGACCGTCGGCTTCGACACGTTCGCGGTGTACACCTACCCCGAGCACCGCGACGCGGTGAGCATCACCGTGGGCGAACGCGACGGGCGGCTCGCCCTGGACGTGCAGCGGCATCCGTGGATCGCCGAGCTGCTGCTGGAGTGCATCACCGACGCCGTGCCGCGATTCCTGAGCGCGGCCGGGCTGACGCTGGACGACATCGCCGTCGTGCTGCCGCCGCAGGTGACGCCCTGGCTCTCCCAGGCGCTCGCAGAGCAGCTCGGCGTGCCGTTTGCTCGGGTCGTCGATGTGGCCGTGGGGGGCGAGGACTTCTTCACATCATCGTTGCCGTGTGCGCTGGCCGAGGCGGGGCGACGCGGCCTCGGACGGGCCGGCGAGGTTGGGCTGGTCATCAGCGCTGGCTCGGGGATACAGGTCGGCCTTGCGCTCTACTACTTCTGAGGGAGCGCCGTTTCGATGACCGTGCCGCGCCAGTTGACCGCCTGGGTGCGCTGCCCGCGACCGTCGCCCGAGGCAGCGGTCCGGCTGTTCTGCCTGCCCTACGGCGGCGGCGGCGCGATGATCTACCGAGAATGGCCGCTCACGCTGGCGCCCGCCGTCGAGGTCTGGCACGTCCAGCTACCGGGGCGCGAGGCCCGGTACCGCGAGCCGCCCTGCACCGACATGGCGGCGCTGATCTTTCCGCTGATCGAGGCGATGCGGCCCCATCTCGACCGCCCGTTCGCCCTGTTCGGGCACAGCATGGGCGCGCTGGTCGCGTTCGAGCTGACCCGGCAGTTGCGTCGAGACGGGCTGCCGCAACCGGTCCACCTGTTCCCATCCGCACGCCGTGCGCCCCACCTCCCGGACTGGCGCACGCCGCTGCACACGCTGCCCGACTCGGAGCTTGTGACCCACTTGAACCAGCGCTACAATGGCGTGCCACCGGCCATCCTGCAAAGCACCGACCTGCTGCGGATGTTCATCCCGACGATTCGGGCCGACCTGACGCTCACCGAGGTCTACGAGTACGTGCCTGAGGAGCCGTTTACGTGCCCAATCTCGGCGTTCGGCGGGCTTGGCGATGGGGCGGTCGCCCGCGACGATGTCGTCGGGTGGGGCGACCACACGTCCGAGTCGTTCACGCTGCGGATGGTGCCCGGCGATCACTTCTTCTTGCAGGCGCACCGACCACGGCTGCTGTCCGCCATCGCAGCGGACCTGGGCCTGAACGCGCTTGCGGGGGGCGCGTCGTGAGAACTCGCGCCGGTTCAGATGGCCGCAGTCCCCGGCCCCCGGAGAAGGCCCTCTACGGCAGTCATTCGTCGATCTTCATCAACTCCCGGCCCGCCGCGCGGCGCGCGGGGACTGTTGGCCTCGGCGATGGGCATGACCGGACATCGTATGGCCACTGACGGGGCGCTCAGCCGCGCACTGCTCGATCTGCGTCGGGCTACGCTGGCCGTCGTCGTGCTGCCGCGGTTCGGTGGCGGCCCGTTTCTGCGGCGGCTGGTCGGTCTGCCGCCGCGCGGACCGTCCGGGCCAGTCCGTCTGCGCCTGGCGCTGGAACGGCTCGGGATCACCTACCTGAAGCTCGGGCAGTTCCTGGCGATGCGCTTCGACGTGCTGCCCGCGGCGTACTGCCAGGAGCTGGGCAACCTGTTCGACGGCGTGCCGGCCGGCCCCGTCGAAACGGCGCGCGCCCTCGTCGAGGCGGAGCTGGGGCGGCCAATCGACCAGCTTTTTGCCGAGTTCGACTCGGACGCCCTGGCGGCCGGTTCGATTGCCCAGGTGCATCGCGCCCGCACCCTGGATGGGCAGCATGTGGCGGTCAAGGTGCAGCGGCCCGGCATCCGCCGCATCTTCGCCGCCGACATGCGAAACCTGCGCCGCGTCGCCACACTGTTCGACGCCGTGGGCGGCGCGGGCTTTGCCTCGTT
The DNA window shown above is from Chloroflexota bacterium and carries:
- a CDS encoding thioesterase, which produces MTVPRQLTAWVRCPRPSPEAAVRLFCLPYGGGGAMIYREWPLTLAPAVEVWHVQLPGREARYREPPCTDMAALIFPLIEAMRPHLDRPFALFGHSMGALVAFELTRQLRRDGLPQPVHLFPSARRAPHLPDWRTPLHTLPDSELVTHLNQRYNGVPPAILQSTDLLRMFIPTIRADLTLTEVYEYVPEEPFTCPISAFGGLGDGAVARDDVVGWGDHTSESFTLRMVPGDHFFLQAHRPRLLSAIAADLGLNALAGGAS